A window of the Vespa crabro chromosome 8, iyVesCrab1.2, whole genome shotgun sequence genome harbors these coding sequences:
- the LOC124426092 gene encoding uncharacterized protein LOC124426092, which yields MFGTARLHLLSGSLLIISTGILAIGTEDGPQSFETVHNSNAAILNRLGLAPLQIPDGHHKKRLAGPEPPGLNSQTRIHQPYSRRHGHRDSHIYIVKLPASPPYYTITKPHKTAKDEKVIKTGPNLPVGFHGNGKPAKIYHWNLPLVKKITEKKRLQAQLRMDQARKKLEESKKHQLSESSISINRVNSVLDNTHRQDIEKKKIIPHKILSSKHIRNNDKRLNYPEIIDKKSDSTRKTMNSLSTKTYRLDDSNMHRIHLTNELHGSRNTLPKVKKHRKKAAMSYYAPITTKTGSTSIHKNFSGNGKPKAFYVIEKSRKPVYYHPLLP from the coding sequence attaCATCTTCTGAGCGGTAGTCTCTTGATCATTTCCACTGGCATTCTTGCGATTGGTACCGAGGATGGTCCACAGTCTTTCGAGACTGTCCATAACAGTAACGCAGCTATCTTGAACCGTCTCGGCTTGGCACCCCTTCAAATCCCTGATGGACATCACAAGAAACGTTTAGCTGGTCCCGAACCGCCTGGACTGAATTCCCAGACACGAATTCATCAACCGTACAGTCGTCGACACGGTCATCGAGACAGTCATATTTACATCGTCAAACTACCAGCCAGTCCGCCGTACTACACGATCACAAAGCCTCACAAAACGGCGAAGGATGAAAAAGTAATCAAAACGGGACCAAATCTTCCGGTTGGTTTTCATGGTAACGGCAAGCCAGCAAAAATCTATCATTGGAATTTGCCTCTGGTGAAGAAGATAACGGAAAAGAAGAGACTCCAAGCACAATTACGAATGGACCAGGCTAGGAAAAAGTTGGAGGAGAGCAAAAAACATCAGCTATCCGAATCATCGATTTCTATCAATAGAGTCAATTCCGTTTTAGATAATACCCATCGCCAAGacatcgagaaaaagaaaattataccgCATAAGATTTTATCATCCAAACATATAAGAAACAATGATAAGAGATTGAATTATCCCGaaataattgataagaaaTCAGACTCGACCAGGAAAACCATGAACAGTTTATCGACGAAGACTTACAGGCTCGACGATTCGAATATGCATAGAATTCATTTGACCAACGAACTTCACGGCTCAAGAAACACTTTGCCGAAGGTGAAGAAACACCGGAAGAAGGCAGCCATGTCTTATTATGCGCCAATCACAACCAAGACAGGCTCTACTAGCATCCACAAGAATTTCTCCGGAAATGGCAAGCCTAAAGCGTTCTACGTAATAGAGAAGAGTCGTAAACCCGTCTACTATCATCCCCTGCTGCCTTAA